The following coding sequences are from one Bombus terrestris chromosome 14, iyBomTerr1.2, whole genome shotgun sequence window:
- the LOC100645846 gene encoding ephrin type-B receptor 1 isoform X4 translates to MAPFNMAGVAGLLATCAAAAASAAHLLPLLLLLICPRGTHAEQVVLLDTTQEEKLEWTKYPFGAEANTPGWVEESFTNFDKGINWRSYVVCDVAYNNVNNWLWTPFIERGPANRMYIEIQFTTRDCSLFPGNALSCKETFSLLYYEFDVATKEPPPWETDSYKLIGRIAAGEGRFNTNTGVVINTEVKSIPVTKKGVYFAFRDQGACISILAIKVYYISCPEISVNFAHFPATPTGREVALIEQTIGTCVDNAVVIEQPTFLCKGDGKWYLPNGGCHCKPGYQADVEKQACTECAIGKFKHEAGSHSCEACPAHSKSSDYGFTECRCNAGYFRAEKDPKKMPCTQPPSAPQNLTVNFVDQSTVILSWNAPHMLGGRTDTTYRVVCDACSMGVKYIPNTEVFNDTKITITGLNAVTTYRFQVFAENGVSALAGKSEYVDITVTTEASVPSLVSNVRITSVKSSELSISWDAPVTEVGGDSDLVERYEVRCYPRYDDATNATVIQTSELSATFKGLKPSTDYAIQVRAKTTRGWGEYTPIVYKKTPHAMGLDYVGEDDNMQVRIIAGAIVAVVVLLVIIIIMTVLILRSRASDECNKKQPSDCDTLEYRNGEGLVVTYMHCKMDSSPIVTTHTNNKSKSSLTTPLFTPAVGVAAASAGGAGGGGARSYVDPHTYEDPNQAVREFAREIDAGYITIEAIIGGGEFGDVCRGKLKLPPDGRTEIDVAIKTLKPGSADKARNDFLTEASIMGQFEHPNVIFLQGVVTKSNPVMIITEFMENGSLDTFLRANDGKFQVLQLVGMLRGIASGMQYLAEMNYVHRDLAARNVLVNAALVCKIADFGLSREIESATEGAYTTRTVYSGKKGGKIPVRWTAPEAIAFRKFTSASDVWSMGIVCWEVMSYGERPYWNWSNQDVIKSIEKGYRLPAPMDCPEAIYQLMLDCWQKERTHRPTFANLTQTLDKLIRSPDTLRKIAQNSVRPPAHNPYYVTSHAAAAQAAAATAAIPAATTGPFVDVVGHQAHQAQSTIAVPVMPPGAGRSLHYHTHAATHALPQQPPLTYPNWVPFTHFG, encoded by the exons TGGGTGGAAGAGTCGTTCACGAACTTCGACAAGGGCATCAATTGGCGGAGTTACGTCGTCTGCGACGTAGCGTACAACAACGTGAACAATTGGCTGTGGACGCCGTTCATCGAGAGGGGACCGGCGAACCgcatgtacatagaaatacaaTTCACGACTCGTGACTGCTCGTTGTTCCCCGGAAACGCGCTCAGTTGCAAAGAAACTTTCAGTCTACTTTACTACGAGTTCGACGTGGCTACCAAGGAACCGCCGCCGTGGGAAACGGATAGTTACAAGTTGATCG GACGCATCGCTGCTGGCGAGGGAAGGTTCAACACTAACACCGGGGTGGTTATAAACACGGAGGTCAAGTCCATTCCAGTGACGAAGAAGGGCGTGTACTTTGCGTTCCGCGACCAGGGAGCTTGCATCTCCATCTTGGCCATTAAAGTTTACTACATCAGCTGTCCGGAGATCTCTGTGAACTTTGCACACTTCCCGGCAACGCCAACGGGTCGCGAAGTCGCGTTGATCGAACAAACGATCGGCACTTGCGTGGACAACGCCGTGGTCATCGAACAGCCAACCTTCCTCTGCAAAGGAGATGGCAAATGGTACCTGCCTAACGGTGGATGTCACTGCAAACCTGGCTATCAGGCTGACGTCGAGAAGCAAGCGTGCACCGAGTGCGCGATCGGTAAATTCAAACACGAAGCTGGGTCGCACAGTTGCGAAGCTTGTCCGGCTCACAGCAAATCCTCCGATTACGGATTCACCGAATGTCGATGCAACGCCGGTTATTTTAGGGCCGAGAAAGATCCGAAGAAAATGCCTTGTACAC AACCACCGTCGGCGCCACAAAATTTGACGGTGAACTTCGTTGACCAGTCTACTGTGATTCTGTCGTGGAACGCGCCGCACATGCTGGGCGGCAGAACAGATACGACTTACAGGGTGGTCTGCGATGCCTGTAGTATGGGCGTCAAATACATTCCCAACACC GAAGTTTTCAACGATACGAAGATCACGATAACGGGTCTAAACGCGGTGACCACGTATCGATTCCAAGTATTTGCCGAGAACGGTGTGTCGGCGTTGGCTGGAAAATCCGAGTACGTGGACATCACCGTCACCACAGAAGCTAGCGTACCTAGTTTGGTGAGCAACGTCAGGATTACCAGCGTGAAGAGTTCGGAACTGAGCATTAGTTGGGACGCTCCGGTAACCGAGGTCGGTGGAGACAGCGATCTGGTCGAAAGATACGAAG TGAGGTGTTATCCGCGATACGACGATGCTACCAACGCTACGGTTATACAAACTTCCGAGTTATCCGCGACGTTCAAGGGCCTAAAACCATCGACGGACTACGCGATACAAGTACGAGCGAAGACTACGCGAGGCTGGGGCGAATATACGCCCATAGTTTATAAAAAGACGCCTCATGCTATGGGACTAG ACTACGTCGGAGAAGATGACAATATGCAAGTAAGGATCATAGCAGGAGCTATCGTTGCTGTGGTAGTCCTTCTGGTGATCATCATTATCATGACCGTTCTAATTTTGAGAAG CAGGGCCTCGGACGAATGCAACAAGAAACAGCCCAGTGACTGCGATACCCTGGAGTATAGAAACGGCGAAG GACTAGTTGTGACCTACA TGCACTGCAAAATGGACAGTTCACCGATTGTGACAACCCACACCAACAACAAGAGCAAGTCCTCGC TGACCACGCCGCTGTTCACACCTGCAGTGGGAGTTGCTGCCGCGAGTGCGGGAGGTGCTGGTGGCGGAGGTGCAAGGAGTTACGTCGATCCTCATACTTACGAAGATCCGAATCAAGCTGTGAGAGAATTCGCCCGAGAAATCGACGCAGGATACATTACGATAGAAGCTATCATAG GTGGTGGAGAATTTGGCGACGTTTGTCGAGGAAAATTAAAACTACCGCCAGACGGTCGAACGGAGATCGACGTCGCGATCAAGACATTGAAACCAGGCTCCGCCGACAAAGCTCGCAACGACTTCCTCACTGAAGCCTCCATCATGGGTCAGTTCGAGCATCCGAACGTGATATTCCTGCAAGGTGTCGTAACCAAGAGCAATCCAGTGATGATCATCACTGAGTTCATGGAGAACGGTAGCCTGGACACTTTCCTGCGTGCGAACGACGGCAAGTTCCAGGTGCTGCAGCTTGTAGGCATGCTTCGCGGTATAGCGAGCGGCATGCAGTATCTCGCTGAAATGAACTACGTACATCGAGATCTCGCGGCGAGGAACGTGCTCGTGAATGCTGCCCTCGTCTGCAAGATCGCCGATTTCGGGCTTAGCCGGGAGATCGAAAGCGCCACGGAAGGAGCGTACACGACCAGG ACTGTTTACTCCGGCAAAAAGGGTGGAAAGATCCCGGTACGATGGACAGCTCCGGAAGCGATAGCGTTCCGAAAGTTCACCAGCGCTTCCGACGTATGGAGCATGGGCATCGTTTGTTGGGAGGTGATGTCCTACGGCGAAAGACCGTATTGGAACTGGTCTAATCAGGATGTGATAAAGTCGATCGAAAAAGGATACAGGCTTCCAGCACCGATGGATTGTCCGGAAGCGATCTATCAGCTGATGCTCGATTGCTGGCAGAAGGAACGAACCCATCGTCCTACCTTTGCCAATCTCACTCAAACCTTGGACAAATTGATACGAAGCCCGGACACGCTGAGGAAAATCGCCCAGAACAG CGTGAGGCCACCTGCACACAATCCGTACTATGTCACAAGCCACGCGGCTGCCGCACAGGCCGCGGCAGCGACCGCTGCGATTCCAGCCGCGACAACGGGTCCGTTCGTAGACGTAGTCGGCCATCAGGCCCATCAAGCCCAGTCGACGATTGCCGTTCCAGTAATGCCACCAGGAGCCGGCCGTAGCTTACACTATCACACACACGCAGCGACACACGCATTGCCACAACAGCCACCGCTTACTTATCCCAATTGGGTCCCATTCACACACTTCGGTTAA
- the LOC100645846 gene encoding ephrin type-B receptor 1-B isoform X16 — protein MAPFNMAGVAGLLATCAAAAASAAHLLPLLLLLICPRGTHAEQVVLLDTTQEEKLEWTKYPFGAEANTPGWVEESFTNFDKGINWRSYVVCDVAYNNVNNWLWTPFIERGPANRMYIEIQFTTRDCSLFPGNALSCKETFSLLYYEFDVATKEPPPWETDSYKLIGRIAAGEGRFNTNTGVVINTEVKSIPVTKKGVYFAFRDQGACISILAIKVYYISCPEISVNFAHFPATPTGREVALIEQTIGTCVDNAVVIEQPTFLCKGDGKWYLPNGGCHCKPGYQADVEKQACTECAIGKFKHEAGSHSCEACPAHSKSSDYGFTECRCNAGYFRAEKDPKKMPCTQPPSAPQNLTVNFVDQSTVILSWNAPHMLGGRTDTTYRVVCDACSMGVKYIPNTEVFNDTKITITGLNAVTTYRFQVFAENGVSALAGKSEYVDITVTTEASVPSLVSNVRITSVKSSELSISWDAPVTEVGGDSDLVERYEVRCYPRYDDATNATVIQTSELSATFKGLKPSTDYAIQVRAKTTRGWGEYTPIVYKKTPHAMGLDYVGEDDNMQVRIIAGAIVAVVVLLVIIIIMTVLILRSRASDECNKKQPSDCDTLEYRNGEVTTPLFTPAVGVAAASAGGAGGGGARSYVDPHTYEDPNQAVREFAREIDAGYITIEAIIGGGEFGDVCRGKLKLPPDGRTEIDVAIKTLKPGSADKARNDFLTEASIMGQFEHPNVIFLQGVVTKSNPVMIITEFMENGSLDTFLRANDGKFQVLQLVGMLRGIASGMQYLAEMNYVHRDLAARNVLVNAALVCKIADFGLSREIESATEGAYTTRGGKIPVRWTAPEAIAFRKFTSASDVWSMGIVCWEVMSYGERPYWNWSNQDVIKSIEKGYRLPAPMDCPEAIYQLMLDCWQKERTHRPTFANLTQTLDKLIRSPDTLRKIAQNRGTNPLAPDAVDLTQLTSVSEWLASIKMSRYAESFERSGVTTLEAAARVTVQELTALGVTLVGHQKKIMNSVTALRAQMSATSQGFLV, from the exons TGGGTGGAAGAGTCGTTCACGAACTTCGACAAGGGCATCAATTGGCGGAGTTACGTCGTCTGCGACGTAGCGTACAACAACGTGAACAATTGGCTGTGGACGCCGTTCATCGAGAGGGGACCGGCGAACCgcatgtacatagaaatacaaTTCACGACTCGTGACTGCTCGTTGTTCCCCGGAAACGCGCTCAGTTGCAAAGAAACTTTCAGTCTACTTTACTACGAGTTCGACGTGGCTACCAAGGAACCGCCGCCGTGGGAAACGGATAGTTACAAGTTGATCG GACGCATCGCTGCTGGCGAGGGAAGGTTCAACACTAACACCGGGGTGGTTATAAACACGGAGGTCAAGTCCATTCCAGTGACGAAGAAGGGCGTGTACTTTGCGTTCCGCGACCAGGGAGCTTGCATCTCCATCTTGGCCATTAAAGTTTACTACATCAGCTGTCCGGAGATCTCTGTGAACTTTGCACACTTCCCGGCAACGCCAACGGGTCGCGAAGTCGCGTTGATCGAACAAACGATCGGCACTTGCGTGGACAACGCCGTGGTCATCGAACAGCCAACCTTCCTCTGCAAAGGAGATGGCAAATGGTACCTGCCTAACGGTGGATGTCACTGCAAACCTGGCTATCAGGCTGACGTCGAGAAGCAAGCGTGCACCGAGTGCGCGATCGGTAAATTCAAACACGAAGCTGGGTCGCACAGTTGCGAAGCTTGTCCGGCTCACAGCAAATCCTCCGATTACGGATTCACCGAATGTCGATGCAACGCCGGTTATTTTAGGGCCGAGAAAGATCCGAAGAAAATGCCTTGTACAC AACCACCGTCGGCGCCACAAAATTTGACGGTGAACTTCGTTGACCAGTCTACTGTGATTCTGTCGTGGAACGCGCCGCACATGCTGGGCGGCAGAACAGATACGACTTACAGGGTGGTCTGCGATGCCTGTAGTATGGGCGTCAAATACATTCCCAACACC GAAGTTTTCAACGATACGAAGATCACGATAACGGGTCTAAACGCGGTGACCACGTATCGATTCCAAGTATTTGCCGAGAACGGTGTGTCGGCGTTGGCTGGAAAATCCGAGTACGTGGACATCACCGTCACCACAGAAGCTAGCGTACCTAGTTTGGTGAGCAACGTCAGGATTACCAGCGTGAAGAGTTCGGAACTGAGCATTAGTTGGGACGCTCCGGTAACCGAGGTCGGTGGAGACAGCGATCTGGTCGAAAGATACGAAG TGAGGTGTTATCCGCGATACGACGATGCTACCAACGCTACGGTTATACAAACTTCCGAGTTATCCGCGACGTTCAAGGGCCTAAAACCATCGACGGACTACGCGATACAAGTACGAGCGAAGACTACGCGAGGCTGGGGCGAATATACGCCCATAGTTTATAAAAAGACGCCTCATGCTATGGGACTAG ACTACGTCGGAGAAGATGACAATATGCAAGTAAGGATCATAGCAGGAGCTATCGTTGCTGTGGTAGTCCTTCTGGTGATCATCATTATCATGACCGTTCTAATTTTGAGAAG CAGGGCCTCGGACGAATGCAACAAGAAACAGCCCAGTGACTGCGATACCCTGGAGTATAGAAACGGCGAAG TGACCACGCCGCTGTTCACACCTGCAGTGGGAGTTGCTGCCGCGAGTGCGGGAGGTGCTGGTGGCGGAGGTGCAAGGAGTTACGTCGATCCTCATACTTACGAAGATCCGAATCAAGCTGTGAGAGAATTCGCCCGAGAAATCGACGCAGGATACATTACGATAGAAGCTATCATAG GTGGTGGAGAATTTGGCGACGTTTGTCGAGGAAAATTAAAACTACCGCCAGACGGTCGAACGGAGATCGACGTCGCGATCAAGACATTGAAACCAGGCTCCGCCGACAAAGCTCGCAACGACTTCCTCACTGAAGCCTCCATCATGGGTCAGTTCGAGCATCCGAACGTGATATTCCTGCAAGGTGTCGTAACCAAGAGCAATCCAGTGATGATCATCACTGAGTTCATGGAGAACGGTAGCCTGGACACTTTCCTGCGTGCGAACGACGGCAAGTTCCAGGTGCTGCAGCTTGTAGGCATGCTTCGCGGTATAGCGAGCGGCATGCAGTATCTCGCTGAAATGAACTACGTACATCGAGATCTCGCGGCGAGGAACGTGCTCGTGAATGCTGCCCTCGTCTGCAAGATCGCCGATTTCGGGCTTAGCCGGGAGATCGAAAGCGCCACGGAAGGAGCGTACACGACCAGG GGTGGAAAGATCCCGGTACGATGGACAGCTCCGGAAGCGATAGCGTTCCGAAAGTTCACCAGCGCTTCCGACGTATGGAGCATGGGCATCGTTTGTTGGGAGGTGATGTCCTACGGCGAAAGACCGTATTGGAACTGGTCTAATCAGGATGTGATAAAGTCGATCGAAAAAGGATACAGGCTTCCAGCACCGATGGATTGTCCGGAAGCGATCTATCAGCTGATGCTCGATTGCTGGCAGAAGGAACGAACCCATCGTCCTACCTTTGCCAATCTCACTCAAACCTTGGACAAATTGATACGAAGCCCGGACACGCTGAGGAAAATCGCCCAGAACAG GGGCACCAATCCACTGGCGCCGGACGCGGTGGACTTGACGCAGCTGACCTCGGTCAGCGAGTGGCTGGCTTCCATCAAGATGTCACGGTACGCGGAGAGTTTCGAAAGATCCGGAGTGACTACCTTGGAGGCGGCCGCGCGTGTTACCGTACAAGAGCTGACGGCGCTCGGGGTGACGTTGGTGGGACACCAGAAGAAGATAATGAACAGCGTGACAGCGCTCAGAGCGCAGATGTCGGCCACTTCGCAAGGTTTTCTCGTTTAA